The proteins below are encoded in one region of Amycolatopsis magusensis:
- a CDS encoding helix-turn-helix domain-containing protein, translating into MAEAESYSLARRQRELASLYATAKSLTALGELDEVLQSIVHHAHDLIGTDFTYLSLVGADGRLSARASEGTISASFLAAGIPATVGLGGKVLASRSPHWVRNYGAATLFDHDPNFDRLAATEALVALLGVPLVIRGEAVGALFVADRSERSFQAEEIALLSAFADHAAVALDNARLYEASRNSLQELRIAYRKIEEHMAVMERAQAIHEALTGVVLEGGTPGDVAQLLADQLGGSVTILDGTGATLARRDSASNPCRAPSDSGLAEAVENAHRSGRCTTSVDAAGVARSVASIQAGDSYLGALAWSREAVADRGAPDDMDLRTVERATHILGLLILKERAVADAGERLSGELLTELMVGSPGISPAQRARTSARNIDADRLNLVLVADSPTLSSTDLSRHLQGIARDRSGLAGEHLGRATMILHSADDDQTVAEVHHRLRRALGGAVVVVGERAADQDWARAFSLASRCSAVIRAIGHTDLGATTGRYALYAMVFDPERVRELDRFITGSIGPLLDYDQRRGSNLVETLSAYYAQHTNVAATARALHVHVNTLLKRLDRVGSVLGVDWRHDNDLELQLGLRLHQLRGIPAAQAD; encoded by the coding sequence GTGGCCGAGGCGGAGTCGTACTCGCTCGCGCGCAGGCAACGTGAGCTGGCGTCGTTGTACGCGACCGCCAAGTCGCTCACCGCGCTGGGCGAGCTCGACGAGGTCCTGCAGTCGATCGTCCACCACGCCCACGACCTGATCGGCACGGATTTCACCTACCTCTCGCTGGTCGGCGCGGACGGCAGGCTGTCGGCCAGAGCCTCGGAAGGCACGATTTCCGCGTCCTTCCTCGCGGCGGGCATCCCGGCCACCGTGGGACTCGGCGGCAAGGTGCTGGCCTCCCGGAGCCCGCACTGGGTGCGCAACTACGGCGCCGCGACCCTGTTCGACCACGACCCGAACTTCGACCGCCTGGCCGCGACCGAGGCACTCGTCGCCCTGCTCGGGGTGCCACTGGTCATCCGGGGTGAAGCGGTGGGCGCCTTGTTCGTGGCGGACCGTTCCGAGCGGTCCTTCCAGGCCGAGGAAATCGCGCTGCTGAGCGCTTTCGCCGATCACGCCGCGGTCGCCCTCGACAATGCGCGTCTCTACGAGGCGAGCCGGAACTCCTTGCAGGAACTGCGGATCGCGTACCGGAAGATCGAAGAGCACATGGCGGTCATGGAACGCGCGCAGGCGATCCACGAAGCCCTGACCGGTGTCGTGCTGGAGGGCGGGACGCCGGGGGATGTCGCGCAGCTCCTCGCCGACCAGCTGGGTGGGAGCGTCACGATCCTCGACGGGACCGGTGCCACCCTCGCCCGCCGGGACTCGGCGTCGAACCCGTGCCGGGCCCCCTCGGATTCCGGGCTGGCCGAGGCCGTCGAGAACGCCCACCGCTCGGGCCGCTGCACGACCTCGGTCGACGCGGCCGGCGTCGCCCGCAGTGTCGCGTCGATCCAAGCGGGGGACAGCTACCTCGGCGCGCTGGCGTGGAGCCGGGAAGCGGTCGCCGATCGCGGTGCGCCGGACGACATGGACCTGCGGACCGTCGAGCGGGCCACCCACATCCTGGGGTTGCTCATCCTCAAGGAGCGGGCCGTCGCCGATGCCGGTGAACGGCTCAGCGGGGAGCTCCTGACCGAGTTGATGGTCGGCAGCCCCGGGATCAGCCCGGCCCAGCGCGCCCGCACCAGCGCCCGCAACATCGACGCCGACCGCCTGAACCTCGTCCTCGTCGCGGACTCGCCGACGCTGTCGTCCACCGATCTGTCGCGTCACCTGCAGGGCATCGCCCGGGACCGGTCGGGACTGGCCGGGGAACACCTGGGCCGGGCCACGATGATCCTCCACAGCGCCGACGACGACCAGACCGTCGCGGAGGTGCACCACCGGCTGCGCCGGGCACTCGGTGGCGCCGTCGTGGTCGTCGGAGAACGGGCGGCCGACCAGGACTGGGCACGGGCCTTCTCGCTCGCCAGCCGCTGCAGCGCGGTGATCCGCGCGATCGGGCACACCGACCTGGGCGCCACCACAGGCAGATACGCTCTCTACGCCATGGTTTTCGACCCCGAACGGGTCCGGGAACTCGACCGGTTCATCACCGGCTCGATCGGCCCGCTCCTCGACTACGACCAGCGGCGCGGCAGCAATCTCGTCGAGACCCTCAGCGCGTACTACGCCCAGCACACCAACGTCGCGGCGACCGCGCGGGCGTTGCACGTCCACGTCAACACGCTGCTCAAGCGACTGGACCGCGTCGGCAGCGTGCTCGGCGTCGATTGGCGCCACGACAACGATCTGGAACTGCAGCTGGGACTTCGGCTGCACCAGCTCCGAGGAATCCCGGCGGCCCAGGCGGACTGA
- a CDS encoding sulfotransferase family protein: protein MVEVIGAGFGRTGTMSLHSGLETLGYAPCHHMKEVLGNLGSTTVWADALRGDREALRTAVAGYRATLDFPSCLLWREMMELFPDAKVLLSVRDPESWYHSAAATIFNPVMEEVAARLAASDGAVTTDMMTAMAEHGFGDHGKDETIAWFVQHNKDVMATVPEDKLLVYQVSDGWEPLCEFLGAAVPQEPFPRVNDSADFAENVDRFLSDGSIGW, encoded by the coding sequence GTGGTGGAAGTCATCGGTGCCGGTTTCGGCCGGACCGGGACCATGTCGTTGCACAGTGGGCTGGAAACCTTGGGGTACGCGCCGTGCCACCACATGAAGGAGGTGCTCGGCAACCTGGGTTCCACCACGGTGTGGGCCGACGCCCTGCGCGGTGACCGCGAGGCGCTGCGCACCGCTGTGGCGGGCTACCGCGCCACCTTGGACTTCCCGAGTTGCCTGCTGTGGCGCGAAATGATGGAGCTGTTCCCCGACGCCAAGGTGCTGCTCAGCGTCCGTGACCCGGAAAGCTGGTACCACAGCGCCGCCGCGACGATCTTCAACCCGGTGATGGAAGAGGTCGCCGCGCGACTGGCCGCGAGCGACGGCGCGGTGACCACCGACATGATGACGGCCATGGCCGAGCACGGCTTCGGCGACCACGGCAAGGACGAGACGATCGCCTGGTTCGTCCAGCACAACAAGGACGTCATGGCCACGGTCCCGGAGGACAAACTGCTGGTGTACCAGGTGAGCGACGGCTGGGAACCGCTGTGCGAGTTCCTCGGCGCCGCCGTCCCGCAGGAGCCGTTCCCGCGCGTCAACGACTCGGCCGACTTCGCCGAGAACGTGGACCGCTTCCTCAGCGACGGCTCCATCGGCTGGTGA
- a CDS encoding beta/gamma crystallin domain-containing protein, with protein sequence MRSMAVVLMATLGITMATTTPAWATFEVNLFDCTFGTADFLVFGQTAANGLGTRRCYADAGDLSLGLDRVTSFKSGNNAGYFEYEPGDGYRYRHHFPKGEHLTKWYGYVAHLHIN encoded by the coding sequence ATGCGATCGATGGCCGTGGTGCTGATGGCGACCCTGGGCATCACGATGGCCACGACCACCCCGGCCTGGGCGACCTTCGAAGTCAACCTCTTCGACTGCACGTTCGGCACCGCCGACTTCCTGGTCTTCGGCCAGACGGCAGCCAACGGCCTCGGCACCCGCCGCTGCTACGCCGACGCGGGTGACCTGTCGCTCGGCCTGGACCGCGTGACCAGCTTCAAAAGCGGGAACAACGCGGGCTACTTCGAATACGAGCCAGGCGACGGCTACCGCTACCGGCACCACTTCCCCAAAGGCGAACACCTCACCAAGTGGTACGGCTACGTCGCCCACCTACACATCAACTAA
- a CDS encoding SDR family oxidoreductase, whose product MSTLLTGTPLAGRVAVVSGASSGIGAATATRLAGLGAKVAVLARRKDKLDTLVAAVNDDGGTAVAIPVDVTSRDAVHAAAREVEDRLGAADLVFNNAGVQLISPITDLRQDEWQRQIDLNVTGVMNVIGAFVPHLTAAASAGKPADLISTSSIAATRILEKFSVYSGTKAYLSHLTRLLRVELGPKNVRVATIEPGMVDTELPDHVTDPDAGRLMADLISQIDVLQSADVAETVAFMAAVPRHVNLTEVTILPTAQPI is encoded by the coding sequence ATGTCCACTCTGCTCACCGGCACGCCCCTGGCCGGCCGCGTGGCCGTGGTGTCCGGCGCCTCCAGCGGCATCGGCGCCGCCACCGCCACGCGACTGGCGGGACTCGGCGCGAAGGTCGCCGTGCTGGCCCGGCGCAAGGACAAACTCGACACGCTGGTGGCCGCCGTCAACGATGACGGCGGCACCGCCGTCGCCATCCCGGTCGACGTCACCAGCCGGGACGCGGTACACGCCGCCGCGCGGGAGGTCGAGGACCGGCTCGGCGCGGCCGACCTGGTCTTCAACAACGCCGGCGTCCAGCTCATCTCCCCCATCACCGACCTGCGCCAGGACGAGTGGCAGCGGCAGATCGACCTGAACGTCACCGGGGTGATGAACGTGATCGGCGCTTTCGTGCCGCACCTGACCGCCGCCGCTTCGGCGGGGAAGCCGGCCGACCTGATCAGCACCTCGTCGATCGCGGCCACCCGGATCCTGGAGAAGTTCTCCGTCTACTCCGGCACGAAGGCCTACCTCAGCCACCTCACCCGGCTGCTGCGGGTGGAACTCGGGCCGAAGAACGTGCGCGTGGCCACCATCGAGCCCGGCATGGTCGACACCGAACTACCGGACCACGTCACCGATCCCGACGCCGGCCGGCTCATGGCCGACCTCATCTCCCAGATCGACGTGCTGCAGTCCGCCGACGTCGCCGAAACCGTCGCTTTCATGGCCGCCGTGCCGCGACACGTCAACCTCACCGAAGTCACCATCCTCCCCACCGCCCAACCCATCTAG
- a CDS encoding SDR family NAD(P)-dependent oxidoreductase encodes MTTWFITGASRGLGAEIARAALHGGDDLVVAVRNPDRVPEDLKTAPNALVVELDVTDAEAIPAAVEAATDRFGGIDVLVNNAGRGLLGALEEVTDAEARSLFDLNVFGLISMTRAVLPVMRRQRSGKLVHIGSRSGFEGEPGVSMYSASKFAVAGISEALSAEMKPFGIQSMVVEPGVLRTDFLDASSLSLAAQRIADYDGTPAHETLDWVDTANHTQLGDPVKAAALIHEVTGGDELPTHLYLGPDTLERLEVKLARIEQDVAPWREKSAATAHRDAVTV; translated from the coding sequence ATGACCACTTGGTTCATTACCGGAGCATCCCGCGGCCTGGGCGCCGAAATCGCTCGCGCCGCGCTCCACGGCGGTGATGACCTGGTCGTCGCGGTGCGGAACCCGGACCGCGTGCCGGAGGACCTGAAGACGGCACCCAACGCGCTGGTCGTCGAACTCGACGTCACCGACGCCGAAGCCATCCCCGCCGCCGTCGAGGCGGCCACCGACCGGTTCGGCGGGATCGACGTGCTGGTCAACAACGCGGGCCGGGGCCTGCTCGGGGCGCTGGAGGAGGTCACCGACGCCGAGGCACGGTCGCTGTTCGACCTCAACGTCTTCGGCCTGATCTCCATGACCCGCGCGGTGCTGCCCGTCATGCGCCGCCAGCGTTCGGGCAAGCTCGTCCACATCGGTTCCCGGTCGGGTTTCGAGGGCGAGCCGGGCGTGAGCATGTACAGCGCGTCGAAGTTCGCCGTGGCCGGGATCAGCGAGGCCCTCTCCGCGGAGATGAAGCCGTTCGGCATCCAGTCCATGGTGGTGGAGCCGGGCGTGCTGCGCACCGATTTCCTCGACGCCAGCTCACTTTCGCTCGCGGCGCAGCGCATCGCCGACTACGACGGCACTCCCGCGCACGAGACCCTCGACTGGGTCGATACGGCCAACCACACACAGCTCGGCGACCCGGTCAAGGCCGCCGCCCTGATCCACGAGGTCACCGGCGGGGACGAGCTGCCCACCCACCTGTACCTCGGCCCCGACACCCTCGAACGGCTGGAGGTCAAGCTGGCGCGGATCGAGCAGGACGTGGCGCCGTGGCGTGAGAAGTCCGCCGCCACCGCCCACCGAGACGCCGTCACCGTCTGA
- a CDS encoding helix-turn-helix transcriptional regulator encodes MSGTPLGEFLRARREAVQPRDVGLPEHGRRRVKGLRREEVAILAGVSSDYYMRLEQGRESSPSPQVVDAVARALRLDDAATAHLWLLVQPPEARVARRTEGLPVSPQLLQLMDGWTGSPAFVLGPALDILACNTMAAALHEGFATAENLARMVFLDPAGREFYQEWERAAHSCVAELRAAYGHDPDSPRIAEVVAELSEGSPEFAELWARHEVKPKTQEGKHLRHSHVGDLHILFSAFTVNGAPHQQLVVYQAEPASPTAEAFDRLRDRAVPGCVTPRKPATFIRPAHLGKLESVSKEDPEGAKQS; translated from the coding sequence ATGAGCGGTACGCCTCTGGGCGAGTTCCTGCGGGCCCGGCGCGAAGCGGTGCAGCCGCGGGACGTCGGGTTGCCCGAGCACGGCCGGCGCCGGGTCAAGGGCCTCCGCCGGGAGGAGGTCGCGATCCTGGCCGGGGTGAGCAGCGACTACTACATGCGCCTGGAGCAGGGCCGCGAGTCCAGTCCTTCGCCGCAGGTCGTGGACGCGGTGGCGCGGGCGCTGCGGCTCGACGACGCGGCCACGGCACACCTGTGGCTGCTGGTCCAGCCACCCGAAGCGAGGGTGGCGCGCCGCACGGAGGGCTTGCCGGTGAGTCCGCAACTGCTGCAGCTCATGGACGGGTGGACGGGCTCGCCCGCGTTCGTGCTCGGCCCGGCGCTGGACATCCTGGCGTGCAACACGATGGCCGCCGCGCTGCACGAAGGCTTCGCGACGGCGGAGAACCTGGCCCGCATGGTGTTCCTGGACCCTGCCGGGCGCGAGTTCTACCAGGAGTGGGAGCGCGCGGCGCACTCGTGCGTGGCCGAACTCCGCGCCGCCTACGGGCACGATCCCGACAGCCCGCGCATCGCCGAGGTGGTCGCCGAACTGTCCGAGGGCAGCCCGGAATTCGCCGAGCTGTGGGCCCGGCACGAGGTGAAACCCAAGACCCAGGAGGGCAAGCACCTGCGCCACTCGCACGTCGGCGACCTGCACATCCTCTTCTCCGCCTTCACCGTCAACGGGGCACCGCACCAGCAACTCGTCGTCTACCAGGCCGAACCGGCGTCGCCGACGGCGGAGGCGTTCGACCGGCTGCGCGACCGCGCCGTTCCTGGGTGTGTCACTCCCAGGAAACCCGCGACCTTCATCCGGCCCGCTCACCTCGGCAAACTCGAATCCGTCAGCAAGGAGGACCCGGAAGGAGCGAAACAGTCATGA
- a CDS encoding SDR family NAD(P)-dependent oxidoreductase produces MPTRRQMLTAGAGAVAATALTAGTAGAAPPARGRFAGEVVLITGATSGIGEATARAFAREGAKVFFCGRREQLGNQVATSIRAAGGDATYRRADVRDESQVRDLVDACVRRYGRLDIAVNNAGIESPRAARLHEQTLADMAAVWQTNVAGVFLAMKYELPRMLAQGGGVIVNTASLSAEVGFTTIAPYNASKHSVASLTKVAGLEYAADNIRVNAFAPGAVDTPMLRRAAEAFGLTYEQIAQDYPIKRIVRAEEMAAVVMFLASADSSALVGQDLDATGGYLAG; encoded by the coding sequence ATGCCGACGCGTAGACAGATGCTGACCGCCGGCGCGGGTGCGGTTGCCGCGACCGCGCTGACCGCCGGAACCGCCGGCGCCGCACCGCCCGCGCGGGGACGCTTCGCCGGTGAGGTCGTGCTCATCACCGGCGCCACCTCCGGGATCGGGGAGGCGACCGCGCGGGCGTTCGCGAGAGAAGGGGCCAAGGTGTTCTTCTGCGGGCGCAGGGAACAACTCGGCAACCAGGTCGCCACCAGCATCCGCGCGGCCGGGGGCGACGCGACCTACCGGCGGGCCGACGTGCGGGACGAGTCGCAGGTACGGGACCTCGTCGACGCGTGCGTGCGGCGGTACGGGCGGCTCGACATCGCCGTCAACAACGCCGGGATCGAGAGCCCGCGCGCGGCCAGGCTGCACGAGCAGACGCTCGCCGACATGGCGGCCGTCTGGCAGACGAACGTGGCCGGGGTGTTCCTCGCGATGAAGTACGAGCTGCCCCGGATGCTCGCGCAGGGCGGTGGCGTCATCGTGAACACGGCGTCGCTGTCGGCGGAGGTCGGGTTCACCACCATCGCGCCCTACAACGCCAGCAAGCACTCCGTCGCCTCGCTCACGAAGGTCGCGGGGCTCGAGTACGCGGCCGACAACATCCGGGTGAACGCGTTCGCACCCGGTGCGGTCGACACGCCGATGCTGCGCAGAGCGGCCGAAGCGTTCGGCCTGACGTACGAGCAGATCGCCCAGGACTACCCGATCAAGCGCATCGTGCGGGCCGAGGAGATGGCCGCCGTCGTCATGTTCCTCGCCTCGGCCGACTCCAGTGCCCTCGTCGGCCAGGACCTCGACGCCACGGGCGGTTACCTGGCCGGCTGA
- a CDS encoding phosphotransferase family protein, producing MEEVEVVVAHQERATLRVGDVFLKIDGDQARTDVEVEAMALAPVPTPEVLWRKPPVLALAALRGTALGRLGEASTAPPEAWAAAGAAVRKLHDAPPPPWPGKSPGEVASHLDGECEWLISNGVLPADLVTRNREVADTALRAWTPAFTHGDLQLTHVFVDGDEVTGVLDWSEAAPGDALYDLATLTLGHEERLDDVISGYGTDVDLEVIRAWWSLRSLRGVRWLTGHGFDPSPEIAVLKARL from the coding sequence ATGGAGGAAGTCGAGGTCGTCGTCGCCCACCAGGAGCGGGCGACGCTGCGTGTCGGCGACGTGTTCCTGAAGATCGACGGCGATCAGGCGCGTACCGACGTCGAGGTCGAGGCGATGGCCCTGGCGCCGGTTCCGACTCCGGAAGTGCTGTGGCGCAAGCCGCCCGTGCTGGCGCTCGCCGCACTCCGAGGCACGGCCCTCGGCCGCCTGGGCGAGGCGTCGACCGCGCCGCCGGAGGCGTGGGCCGCGGCGGGTGCCGCCGTACGGAAACTGCACGACGCACCACCGCCGCCCTGGCCCGGCAAGAGCCCCGGCGAAGTCGCGTCACACCTCGACGGCGAATGCGAATGGCTCATCAGCAACGGCGTCCTGCCCGCCGACCTGGTCACGCGCAACCGGGAAGTCGCCGACACCGCGCTCCGAGCGTGGACACCGGCGTTCACCCACGGCGACCTGCAGCTCACCCACGTGTTCGTCGACGGTGACGAGGTCACCGGCGTGCTCGACTGGTCCGAAGCAGCCCCGGGCGATGCCCTGTACGACCTCGCCACCTTGACGCTCGGACACGAAGAACGCCTCGACGACGTCATCTCCGGCTACGGCACCGACGTCGACCTGGAGGTGATCCGCGCGTGGTGGTCGCTGCGAAGTCTGCGAGGAGTTCGCTGGCTGACCGGACACGGCTTCGACCCGTCGCCCGAAATCGCCGTATTGAAAGCGCGGCTGTGA
- a CDS encoding SAM-dependent methyltransferase yields MSDLFDAAAMYDEDYLHFFVAPAGETEFAGHGPVVPNAAYSGEAAAELVGRLLDLRPGMRVLDLACGHGDLANRLAARGCEVTGLDSSAVFLDRARADAAAAGVSVEYVAGDMRRIPWTGRFDRVVNWSTAFGYFDDDTNRAVLRGIGGALRPGGRLAMDLDNLPSFLASYSPSRVVAARHDGDMLVDRYRLNALTGRFEAERTVVRNGRARRTQFVKRLFGFPEIRDWLLAAGFTAVTGHGEDGQPLTAEHQRMIVVAELPGDRP; encoded by the coding sequence ATGAGTGATCTGTTCGACGCAGCGGCGATGTACGACGAGGATTACCTGCATTTCTTCGTCGCTCCCGCGGGCGAGACCGAGTTCGCCGGGCATGGGCCGGTGGTGCCCAACGCGGCGTATTCGGGCGAGGCCGCCGCGGAACTCGTTGGGCGATTGCTGGATCTTCGACCGGGCATGCGGGTACTGGATCTCGCCTGCGGACACGGGGATCTGGCCAACCGCCTGGCCGCGCGTGGCTGCGAGGTCACGGGGCTGGACTCCTCGGCGGTCTTCCTGGACCGGGCCCGCGCCGACGCCGCTGCCGCCGGTGTCAGCGTCGAGTACGTGGCCGGGGACATGCGCCGGATACCGTGGACGGGCCGGTTCGACCGGGTGGTCAACTGGTCCACGGCGTTCGGGTACTTCGACGACGACACCAACCGCGCCGTCCTGCGCGGGATCGGCGGCGCCCTGCGGCCGGGCGGTCGATTGGCCATGGACCTGGACAACCTGCCCTCGTTCCTCGCTTCCTACTCGCCGTCTCGGGTGGTGGCGGCGCGGCACGACGGCGACATGCTCGTCGACCGCTACCGGTTGAACGCGTTGACCGGCCGGTTCGAGGCAGAACGAACGGTCGTACGCAATGGGCGCGCCCGGCGGACGCAGTTCGTCAAACGGTTGTTCGGCTTCCCCGAAATCCGCGACTGGCTGCTCGCCGCGGGATTCACCGCGGTGACCGGGCACGGCGAGGACGGGCAACCACTGACCGCCGAGCACCAGCGGATGATCGTCGTGGCCGAACTGCCCGGCGATCGTCCGTGA
- a CDS encoding BNR repeat-containing protein, with protein MLRTMILLFTCLALVSPAAVRADRDGPGPGRGPGVTLLRDTQLDPAALYFVSYDGLVNNQSYQSEAILTHAGYQYTAWYTENRNAVVARRQLPAGAWEKAVLPPALTVNDSHNVISLGISPADGRLHVAMDVHDTPVFYARSEAGLVSAPASRAWSPARFGPVQRTLDGVDLGGISYPQFVVTPEKRLQLSYRTGRSGNGTNELAEYDGTTWRKLGKWSSATGSWTAPNGVSSTTRNMYLHGLTYGRGGRLHATFTWRESNSGVLCNPGGLTNHDTGYVYSDDRGRTWRRDTGQLAGTTGGSPVAVSPDLVVDPLDPNHGLMNQESQAVDSAGAPHAVISYVPGRFTQCVTSYAADRTRWARAFHVFRTPDGSWTKREVPIQPHATGRTRIVFDRDDNLYLIMPFARIVTASKASNWTDWTLVFDRPGMNVFGEVNVDHTRVATEGVLSVLYQQRSTGTTPSPIRVADFQLGQQYTQPS; from the coding sequence ATGCTCCGCACGATGATCCTGCTCTTCACCTGCCTCGCGCTGGTGTCCCCGGCGGCCGTCCGAGCCGACCGTGACGGCCCAGGCCCAGGTCGAGGCCCGGGCGTGACGCTGCTGCGGGATACCCAGCTCGATCCGGCGGCACTGTACTTCGTGTCCTACGACGGGCTGGTGAACAACCAGTCCTACCAGTCGGAAGCGATCCTCACCCACGCCGGCTACCAGTACACCGCCTGGTACACCGAGAACCGCAACGCCGTCGTCGCCCGGCGCCAGTTGCCTGCCGGGGCGTGGGAGAAGGCGGTCCTCCCGCCCGCGCTGACCGTCAACGACTCGCACAACGTCATCTCGCTCGGCATCTCCCCCGCCGACGGGCGCCTGCACGTCGCCATGGACGTCCACGACACCCCGGTGTTCTACGCCAGATCCGAAGCGGGCCTGGTGTCGGCGCCCGCGTCGCGGGCCTGGTCCCCCGCCCGGTTCGGCCCGGTGCAGCGCACGCTGGACGGGGTGGACCTCGGCGGGATCAGCTACCCGCAGTTCGTCGTCACGCCGGAAAAGCGGCTGCAGCTGAGCTACCGCACCGGCCGCTCCGGCAACGGCACCAACGAACTCGCCGAGTACGACGGCACGACCTGGCGCAAGCTCGGCAAGTGGTCGTCGGCCACCGGCTCGTGGACCGCGCCGAACGGCGTCAGCAGCACGACCCGCAACATGTACCTGCACGGCCTGACCTACGGCCGAGGTGGGCGGCTGCACGCCACGTTCACCTGGCGTGAAAGCAATTCCGGCGTGCTGTGCAATCCTGGCGGGCTGACCAACCACGACACCGGCTACGTCTACAGCGACGACCGCGGGCGCACCTGGCGCCGCGACACCGGCCAGCTCGCCGGCACCACCGGCGGCTCGCCCGTCGCGGTGTCGCCGGACCTCGTGGTCGACCCGCTCGACCCCAACCACGGCTTGATGAACCAGGAAAGCCAGGCCGTCGACAGCGCAGGCGCACCACACGCGGTGATCAGCTACGTTCCGGGCCGGTTCACCCAGTGCGTCACCAGCTACGCCGCCGACCGCACCCGCTGGGCCCGCGCGTTCCACGTGTTCCGCACCCCGGACGGGTCGTGGACCAAGCGCGAAGTCCCCATCCAGCCCCACGCCACCGGGCGCACCCGCATCGTCTTCGACCGCGACGACAACCTCTACCTGATCATGCCGTTCGCCCGGATCGTCACCGCCTCCAAGGCCAGCAACTGGACGGACTGGACCCTGGTCTTCGACCGCCCCGGCATGAACGTCTTCGGCGAGGTCAACGTCGACCACACCCGCGTGGCCACCGAAGGCGTGCTTTCCGTGCTCTACCAGCAACGCTCGACCGGGACCACCCCGTCCCCCATCCGCGTCGCGGACTTCCAGCTGGGTCAGCAGTACACACAGCCCTCGTAA
- a CDS encoding response regulator produces the protein MIRVLLADDQPLIRSGFRALLDIEDDIEVVAEAADGSQAVALAKQHLPDIALVDIQMPVVDGIEATRRVASDPALTGVRVVILTNYGLDEYVFDALRAGATGFLVKDIQPEDFLHAVRVAARGDALLAPSITRKLIDRYVTQPPRAPIGLEHLTNREREAVALVAQGLTTDQIAARMVISPLTAKTHINRAMTKLHARDRAQLVILAYESGLVAPGSFGN, from the coding sequence GTGATCCGGGTCCTGCTGGCCGACGACCAGCCACTCATCCGCAGCGGCTTCCGCGCCCTGCTCGACATCGAGGACGACATCGAGGTGGTGGCCGAGGCCGCCGACGGCAGCCAGGCCGTGGCGCTGGCCAAGCAGCACCTGCCCGACATCGCGCTCGTCGACATCCAGATGCCGGTCGTCGACGGCATCGAAGCCACCCGCCGCGTCGCGAGCGACCCGGCGCTGACCGGCGTGCGCGTGGTCATCCTGACCAACTACGGCTTGGACGAATACGTCTTCGACGCGCTGCGCGCCGGCGCCACGGGCTTCCTCGTCAAGGACATCCAGCCCGAGGACTTCCTGCACGCCGTCCGCGTGGCCGCCCGGGGCGACGCGCTGCTCGCACCGTCGATCACCCGCAAACTGATCGACCGGTACGTCACGCAGCCGCCCCGCGCCCCCATCGGGCTGGAACACCTGACCAACCGCGAACGCGAGGCCGTCGCGCTGGTCGCGCAGGGCTTGACCACCGACCAGATCGCCGCCCGCATGGTGATCAGCCCGCTGACCGCGAAAACCCACATCAACCGGGCCATGACCAAACTGCACGCCCGCGACCGCGCGCAACTCGTCATCCTCGCCTACGAATCCGGCTTGGTGGCCCCGGGTTCGTTCGGCAACTGA